In the Ramlibacter tataouinensis TTB310 genome, one interval contains:
- a CDS encoding acetoacetate--CoA ligase, whose product MSAAPFVPQIRLYQDWLRQRRGLAFDSYDALWRWSTGDLPAFWQSVWDYFELRSPTPHRAVLAQARMPDARWFEGAQFNYAHQVLRHVQPAHAAGFMAVVSRNERGGHRELSWPELRRQVASLALHLREQGVQPGDRVAAYLPNVPEAMVAFLATVSIGGVWSICAPDMGTAAVLDRFRQIGPKVLIACDGVRYGGRDFDRTAVVAELRAQLPTVRHLVVHRNLGVPQAALDALGSFQEWGPAVARDDARTEGFEPLWLPFDHPLWIVYSSGTTGLPKPIVHGHGGTVLVALALKTLHNDIGCSYHPNSWGERYHWYSSTGWVMWNAQVSGLLNGTTCCIYDGNPGGSKDNPDWTTLWRFGAELGVTFFGAGAAFFANCMKAGVDLTALPGLKSVRALGTTGSPLSEEAQRWGTEQFRKLHALAGETPATAGPSKPAQAGLEPRPDVWWCNISGGTDFAGAFIGGNRELPLVPGEMQCRLLGCAVEAWNEQGQPVVGEVGELVCTKPIPSMPLYFWGDEGSQRYLSSYFDMYPGVWRHGDWLKITPAGGCIIYGRSDATINRHGLRMGTSELYSAVEALPEVLDSLVVDLEYLGRESYMPLFVVLRPGVVLDDAIKARINTAVRTALSPRFVPDEILQVAEIPRTLSGKKQELPIKKLLLGQPIDKVVNKDAMANPGCLGWYVQFAQQRAQPGTAAAQP is encoded by the coding sequence ATGAGCGCCGCCCCCTTCGTCCCCCAGATCCGCCTCTACCAGGACTGGCTGCGCCAGCGGCGCGGCCTGGCGTTCGACAGCTACGACGCGCTGTGGCGCTGGTCCACCGGCGACCTGCCCGCTTTCTGGCAGAGCGTGTGGGACTACTTCGAGCTGCGATCGCCCACGCCCCACCGGGCCGTGCTGGCGCAGGCCCGCATGCCGGACGCGCGCTGGTTCGAGGGCGCGCAGTTCAACTACGCGCACCAGGTGCTGCGCCACGTGCAGCCGGCGCACGCGGCCGGCTTCATGGCCGTCGTCAGCCGCAACGAGCGTGGCGGGCACCGCGAGCTGTCCTGGCCCGAGCTGCGCCGCCAAGTCGCCTCGCTGGCGCTGCACCTGCGCGAGCAGGGTGTGCAGCCGGGCGACCGGGTGGCGGCCTACCTGCCCAACGTCCCCGAAGCCATGGTCGCCTTCCTGGCCACGGTCAGCATCGGCGGCGTGTGGAGCATCTGCGCGCCCGACATGGGCACGGCGGCGGTGCTGGACCGCTTCCGCCAGATCGGGCCCAAGGTGCTGATCGCCTGCGATGGCGTGCGCTACGGCGGCCGCGACTTCGACCGCACGGCGGTGGTCGCCGAACTGCGCGCGCAGCTGCCGACCGTGCGGCACCTGGTCGTGCACCGCAACCTGGGCGTGCCGCAGGCTGCCCTGGATGCGCTCGGCTCCTTCCAGGAGTGGGGCCCGGCAGTGGCCCGCGACGACGCCCGGACCGAAGGCTTCGAGCCGCTCTGGCTGCCGTTCGACCACCCGCTGTGGATCGTGTACTCCAGCGGCACCACCGGCCTGCCCAAGCCCATCGTGCACGGCCATGGCGGCACGGTGCTGGTGGCGCTGGCGCTCAAGACCCTGCACAACGACATAGGCTGCAGCTACCACCCCAACAGCTGGGGCGAGCGCTACCACTGGTACAGCTCGACCGGCTGGGTGATGTGGAACGCGCAGGTCAGCGGCCTGCTCAACGGCACCACCTGCTGCATCTACGACGGCAATCCCGGCGGCTCCAAGGACAACCCCGACTGGACCACCCTGTGGCGCTTCGGCGCCGAGCTGGGCGTCACCTTCTTCGGCGCCGGCGCGGCTTTCTTCGCCAACTGCATGAAGGCGGGTGTCGACCTGACCGCACTGCCCGGCCTGAAGTCGGTGCGCGCGCTCGGCACCACCGGCTCGCCCCTTTCGGAGGAGGCGCAGCGCTGGGGCACGGAGCAATTCAGGAAACTGCACGCGCTGGCGGGCGAGACGCCCGCCACCGCCGGGCCGTCCAAGCCTGCGCAGGCAGGCTTGGAGCCGCGGCCCGACGTCTGGTGGTGCAACATCAGCGGCGGCACCGACTTCGCCGGCGCGTTCATCGGCGGCAACCGCGAGCTGCCACTGGTTCCCGGCGAGATGCAGTGCCGCCTGCTGGGCTGCGCGGTGGAAGCCTGGAATGAGCAGGGCCAGCCCGTGGTGGGCGAAGTGGGCGAGCTGGTGTGCACCAAGCCGATCCCGTCCATGCCGCTGTACTTCTGGGGCGACGAGGGGAGCCAGCGCTATCTCTCGTCCTATTTCGACATGTACCCCGGCGTCTGGCGCCATGGGGACTGGCTGAAGATCACGCCGGCCGGCGGCTGCATCATCTACGGCCGCAGCGACGCCACCATCAACCGCCATGGCCTGCGCATGGGCACCAGCGAGCTGTACAGCGCGGTGGAGGCGCTGCCCGAGGTGCTGGATTCCTTGGTGGTGGACCTGGAATACCTGGGCCGCGAGAGCTACATGCCGCTGTTCGTGGTGCTGCGCCCTGGCGTGGTGCTGGACGACGCCATCAAGGCCCGGATCAACACCGCCGTGCGCACCGCGCTGTCGCCGCGCTTCGTGCCCGACGAGATCCTGCAGGTGGCCGAGATCCCGCGCACGCTCTCCGGCAAGAAGCAGGAACTGCCGATCAAGAAGCTGCTGCTCGGCCAGCCCATCGACAAGGTGGTGAACAAGGACGCGATGGCCAACCCGGGCTGCCTGGGCTGGTACGTGCAGTTTGCGCAGCAGCGGGCGCAGCCCGGCACTGCAGCAGCCCAGCCATAG